In Leptotrichia sp. oral taxon 221, the DNA window TTTTGACTTTGCTCCGTTAAAGCCTCTGTAATTACAGGACTTGCATGCCCTAAACAATTTACTGAAATTCCTGATACAAAGTCTAAATATTCATTGCCTTCATCATCATAGATATATGTTCCCTTCCCTTTTTCAAAAACTTTATTGTAACGGCTATATACATTTAATAACATATTATTACCTCTTTCTTATTTTTCTTAATCTTCTAAATATTCAATAGATTTATAATTTTTAATTTTAGAATAATTGCTTTAAGTAAATGAATTATCTATCATTACAAATTTTTATTTTTAGGATAATTTTAACTTTCAGAATTTTCCTCTTTTTTTATTAAAGTTCCAGCTCCTTCAACTGTAAACAACTCAAGGATTACGGAATGTTCCAATTTCCCATTTAGAATAACAACATTTTCTACGCCATTTTTTATCGCATTTAGGCAAGTTGTAACTTTTGGAAGCATACCTCCACTGATAATTTCCCGTTCTATTAAATCATTTACTCTTTTCACATCAATTTCATCAATAAGAGTTTTTTTATCATTGTAATCAAGCAAAATTCCATCAACATCTGTCAAAAATATCAGTCTGTCAGCCTGTAATTTTCCAGCAATTGCACCTGCCACATAATCTGCATTAATATTGTATGTCTGACCATTTTTGTCAACTCCAATTGAAGAAATCACAGGAATCGTATCATTCGACTCCAATAATTTTATAACTTCCGTATTAATTTCCTTAATCTCTCCGACAAATCCAATATCAACCTTTTCTCCATCAACTTCAACAAACTTTTTCTCAACGAATACCATATTTCCATCTTTTCCGCTAAGGCCAACAGCTTTTCCGCCATATTTATTGATATCTGACACAATTCCTTTATTAACTTTTCCAGAAAGAACCATTTCCACAATTTCCATCGTTTCTTCATCAGTCACACGATTTCCTGCAATAAATTTGCTTTCTTTTCCAATTTTTTGAAGCATCTCATTTATTTCAGGCCCTCCACCATGCACAAGCACAGGATTTATTCCAACATATTTCATAAGAACCACATCTTGAATGAACTGTTCCCGAGCAACAGGATTAACCATCGCACTTCCGCCATATTTAATAACAATCGTTTTATTATGATATTTTTTTATAAATGGCAACGCCTTTACTAAAATTTTCGCTTTATCTAAATTTGAAATCATATTTTCCCTTTCTTTTATTAAAATTTTT includes these proteins:
- the argB gene encoding acetylglutamate kinase; translated protein: MISNLDKAKILVKALPFIKKYHNKTIVIKYGGSAMVNPVAREQFIQDVVLMKYVGINPVLVHGGGPEINEMLQKIGKESKFIAGNRVTDEETMEIVEMVLSGKVNKGIVSDINKYGGKAVGLSGKDGNMVFVEKKFVEVDGEKVDIGFVGEIKEINTEVIKLLESNDTIPVISSIGVDKNGQTYNINADYVAGAIAGKLQADRLIFLTDVDGILLDYNDKKTLIDEIDVKRVNDLIEREIISGGMLPKVTTCLNAIKNGVENVVILNGKLEHSVILELFTVEGAGTLIKKEENSES